One genomic window of Coffea eugenioides isolate CCC68of chromosome 1, Ceug_1.0, whole genome shotgun sequence includes the following:
- the LOC113770953 gene encoding non-specific lipid-transfer protein-like has product MARLIALAFFAISVAIVSTSWPEVAAAAPSCSVVGTMLEPCEPYVIDQGSQPSSACCNGVKEVSDSVESKADLEAVCNCIKNALPLIENASPARISGLPKACGVNRFLIDCMVDDQSCFAQGPLL; this is encoded by the exons ATGGCAAGGTTGATTGCACTAGCTTTCTTTGCAATATCGGTAGCCATTGTTTCAACTTCATGGCCAGAAGTTGCAGCTGCTGCCCCATCTTGCTCAGTTGTCGGTACTATGCTGGAGCCTTGCGAGCCATATGTAATAGACCAAGGCAGTCAACCCAGCAGTGCTTGCTGCAATGGTGTAAAAGAGGTATCTGATTCGGTAGAGTCCAAAGCAGACCTGGAAGCCGTTTGCAACTGCATCAAAAACGCATTGCCTTTGATAGAAAATGCTTCGCCTGCTCGCATTTCTGGACTTCCCAAAGCTTGTGGAGTTAACA GATTTCTGATTGATTGCATGGTTGATGATCAAAGCTGCTTTGCTCAAGGACCACTTCTGTGA